A single genomic interval of Bacteroidota bacterium harbors:
- a CDS encoding RNA-binding S4 domain-containing protein codes for MGKFRKSGPGARRGNSGGSRPGKKTFKSGPARPSRFKKSSDSAPGREKSFDRSSRPERSERPFKREDSRDDKPFSRSARPASKDFRDRKEGDREKRPFQKRGDSEERGKRPYQKRTEGGNDGKRPYQKRMDNADREKRPYQQRDESTSRPERPVKRESRDRDERPFKRRGDAPAERFDKKSSGEGSYLRRDSKRKDDYPSRSEEGDAREEKKFSPEKRERPAGRTGERKSFSGVKRDESSSPRPRISRGENEDNRNGYRGKRSDESFKRKEEEGADTKKWNRKESHEFYGDRKKSGKFEKGPKKPKVTAADEGLTRLNKFISNAGICSRREADEMIKAGVITVNGEVVSEMGYKVQPGDVVKYNNETLRGERLVYILLNKPKDFITTTDDPEERKTVMSLIANAGKERVYPVGRLDRNTTGILLFTNDGDLARKLTHPSFEVQKVYQVELDRSLKSSDLDAIAEGIKLEDGFVKVDDIAFTTDDKSILGVELHSGKNRIVRRLFEHLGYTVKKLDRVIFAGLTKKDLPRGRWRFLTDMEVANLKMITGSKKFVGKMEE; via the coding sequence ATGGGTAAGTTCAGAAAGTCGGGGCCTGGGGCTCGCAGGGGGAATAGTGGTGGATCAAGGCCGGGTAAGAAAACCTTCAAATCAGGTCCTGCAAGGCCATCACGTTTTAAAAAATCATCAGATTCAGCTCCCGGACGGGAGAAATCCTTTGACAGAAGTTCACGTCCTGAGCGATCTGAGCGTCCTTTCAAAAGAGAAGATTCTCGTGATGACAAGCCGTTTTCACGTTCTGCCCGACCGGCATCCAAAGATTTTCGTGACCGTAAAGAAGGAGATCGTGAAAAGCGACCTTTTCAGAAACGCGGCGATTCGGAAGAGCGCGGCAAGAGGCCATATCAAAAAAGAACTGAAGGCGGGAATGATGGAAAGCGTCCGTATCAAAAGAGAATGGACAATGCTGACCGTGAAAAACGTCCGTACCAGCAAAGAGACGAAAGTACATCCCGTCCTGAAAGACCAGTCAAACGTGAGTCACGTGACAGAGATGAACGTCCATTCAAAAGAAGAGGTGATGCTCCGGCAGAACGATTCGATAAAAAAAGTTCAGGAGAGGGTTCATATTTAAGAAGAGATTCCAAACGCAAAGATGATTACCCTTCACGATCTGAAGAAGGTGATGCAAGGGAGGAAAAGAAGTTTTCTCCTGAAAAAAGAGAAAGACCTGCAGGAAGAACAGGGGAGCGCAAATCTTTCAGTGGAGTGAAGAGAGATGAAAGCAGTTCCCCGCGGCCACGTATCAGTCGCGGAGAAAATGAAGACAATCGCAACGGCTATCGTGGAAAAAGAAGCGATGAATCATTCAAAAGAAAAGAAGAAGAAGGAGCCGATACCAAGAAGTGGAACCGCAAAGAAAGCCATGAGTTTTATGGCGACAGAAAAAAATCGGGTAAGTTTGAAAAAGGTCCGAAGAAACCAAAAGTTACTGCTGCTGATGAAGGCCTGACACGTCTGAATAAATTTATCTCGAATGCAGGTATCTGCTCAAGACGCGAAGCGGATGAAATGATTAAAGCAGGTGTTATCACGGTAAACGGAGAAGTAGTTTCAGAAATGGGCTATAAAGTTCAACCCGGAGATGTTGTAAAATACAACAACGAAACTTTACGCGGAGAACGTCTGGTATACATTCTTTTAAATAAACCCAAAGATTTTATCACCACAACAGATGATCCGGAAGAACGGAAAACTGTAATGAGTCTGATCGCCAATGCCGGAAAAGAAAGAGTGTATCCGGTTGGTCGTCTCGACAGGAATACTACCGGCATTTTGCTTTTCACCAATGATGGTGATCTTGCCAGAAAGCTGACACATCCCAGCTTTGAGGTACAGAAAGTTTATCAGGTTGAACTCGACCGATCGCTGAAATCAAGTGACCTCGACGCGATCGCTGAAGGAATAAAACTGGAAGATGGTTTTGTGAAAGTTGATGATATCGCTTTTACCACCGATGACAAATCAATTCTCGGAGTAGAATTGCACAGTGGAAAAAACAGGATTGTCAGAAGACTTTTTGAACATCTCGGTTACACCGTAAAAAAACTCGACCGCGTTATTTTTGCAGGCCTTACGAAAAAAGATTTACCACGTGGCAGATGGAGATTCCTGACAGATATGGAAGTAGCCAATCTGAAAATGATTACGGGCAGTAAGAAGTTTGTAGGGAAAATGGAGGAATAA
- a CDS encoding DNA primase, translated as MISKETIDRIFNTVRIEEVVGDFVPLKKRGVNLIGLCPFHNEKTPSFNVNPVRNIYKCFGCGKGGNAINFVMDHEQYSYPEALRYLAKKYNIEIEESLPDPKDDLLRDEKESLFVINTFAQKSFSEILFDTEEGRAIGLSYFKERGFTEETIRKFQLGYALSEWSAFTDLALKAGYKEEFLEKTGLTIKNDSGKKYDRFRGRVMFPIHNLSGRVIGFGGRVLKKDEKTAKYVNSPESEIYHKSQSLYGIYFAKKAIVQRDNCYLVEGYTDVISLHQSGIENVVASSGTSLTVEQIRLIGRYTKNVTVLYDGDAAGIKASLRGIDLILEEGLNVKVVLFPDGDDPDSYSRKHSHSELLDFVNTNAKDFVVFKTGLLLDEVKNDPVRKAGLVRDVVETIAKIPDPIIRSMYLKQSSAMMDIQESLLIAELNKIRRQQLKKDIPVQDAEELLPEILLPSRQQTEELSTEIQEKNIIRLLFYFGNHDLHFYDEVENPDRPGHKDITDTVVRVSRYIVDEIAHDDLVFEHLVYDRILKTYTRLVNEPGDIDVQIFLNSEDPEVSELAVELLSSRYLLSENWESMHKIIVPVEEDILKDAVEKSVFHLKNKKVLKMIEENQKKIKEAHEAGGDFTELMEMHKKLESVKMEISKLLGIDILK; from the coding sequence ATGATTAGCAAAGAAACCATCGACCGGATTTTCAATACCGTGCGTATTGAAGAGGTGGTAGGTGATTTTGTTCCCCTCAAAAAAAGAGGAGTGAACCTGATCGGTCTTTGCCCCTTCCACAACGAAAAGACACCCAGTTTTAATGTCAACCCTGTCCGTAACATCTACAAATGCTTCGGCTGCGGGAAAGGTGGGAACGCGATCAATTTTGTAATGGATCACGAGCAGTACAGCTATCCTGAAGCACTGCGCTATCTTGCCAAAAAATACAATATTGAAATAGAAGAATCTCTTCCCGATCCGAAAGACGATCTTCTTCGCGATGAGAAGGAAAGTCTTTTTGTCATCAATACATTCGCGCAAAAATCTTTTTCAGAAATTTTATTCGATACCGAAGAAGGACGCGCCATTGGCCTGAGTTATTTCAAAGAACGCGGCTTTACAGAAGAAACTATCCGGAAATTTCAGCTGGGTTATGCGCTTTCTGAATGGAGCGCTTTCACGGACCTTGCATTGAAAGCTGGATACAAAGAAGAATTCCTCGAGAAAACCGGACTGACAATAAAAAACGACTCCGGAAAAAAGTATGACCGTTTCCGTGGTCGTGTGATGTTTCCGATTCACAACCTGAGCGGACGTGTCATTGGTTTTGGCGGACGAGTGCTGAAGAAAGATGAAAAGACGGCGAAATATGTCAATTCGCCGGAATCTGAAATCTATCACAAAAGTCAGTCGCTTTACGGAATTTACTTTGCAAAAAAAGCAATCGTTCAACGCGACAATTGCTATCTCGTAGAAGGGTATACAGATGTAATTTCATTGCATCAGTCGGGAATCGAAAATGTTGTTGCCTCCTCCGGAACTTCTCTTACCGTTGAACAAATCCGGCTGATTGGCAGATATACTAAAAATGTAACTGTACTCTATGATGGTGACGCTGCTGGGATCAAAGCCTCGCTTCGCGGTATCGATCTTATTCTTGAAGAAGGATTAAATGTCAAAGTGGTACTGTTCCCAGATGGCGATGACCCGGATTCCTATAGCCGCAAACACAGCCACAGCGAGCTGCTTGATTTCGTAAATACAAACGCGAAGGATTTTGTTGTCTTCAAAACCGGATTGCTGCTGGATGAAGTAAAAAATGATCCTGTTCGTAAAGCCGGATTGGTCCGTGATGTAGTTGAAACCATTGCAAAAATTCCGGATCCCATTATTCGCTCGATGTATCTGAAACAATCGAGTGCGATGATGGATATCCAGGAAAGCTTGCTGATTGCGGAATTGAATAAAATCCGCCGGCAACAGCTGAAAAAAGATATCCCTGTCCAGGATGCCGAGGAACTATTGCCGGAAATTCTTCTTCCAAGCCGGCAGCAGACAGAAGAATTATCAACTGAAATCCAGGAGAAAAATATTATTCGTCTGCTCTTTTATTTTGGAAATCACGACTTACACTTTTATGATGAAGTAGAAAATCCTGATCGTCCGGGACACAAGGATATTACGGATACAGTTGTTCGTGTTTCGCGTTATATCGTCGATGAGATCGCTCATGATGATCTTGTTTTTGAACATCTTGTTTACGACCGGATCTTAAAAACCTATACTCGGCTTGTCAACGAACCAGGCGATATCGATGTTCAGATTTTTCTGAATTCAGAGGATCCGGAAGTGAGCGAATTGGCAGTTGAACTTCTCAGTTCAAGATATCTCCTGAGCGAAAACTGGGAGTCGATGCACAAAATTATTGTACCTGTCGAAGAAGATATTCTGAAAGACGCTGTGGAAAAATCAGTCTTCCATCTGAAGAACAAAAAAGTTCTCAAGATGATCGAAGAAAATCAGAAAAAAATAAAAGAAGCTCACGAAGCAGGAGGCGATTTCACCGAACTGATGGAAATGCACAAGAAACTTGAATCCGTTAAAATGGAAATTTCAAAGTTGCTGGGGATTGATATACTCAAGTAG
- a CDS encoding alpha/beta hydrolase, which produces MSFNKFYYLISALLIFFSAFIYLSPGFVTPDFIYPERIDSLYVRFHSMQDLEDSTTNDPNDIPEAHYNPSSLGLEYSEFNVNISCGQLRGWFITAEDTPANTIFLIHDLNESKINYLDHIKQFHDRGFNVCMMDMRAHGNSDGIEFSPGEPAVQDVKLVMDTLLSIEETHHLIIMGKGVGAAIATQAALFDGRCDVLVLESPFSDLNTYLDRYAYQKWSLLKSLWNPVFRRKVEILLQYPIQDLNLKYLTANIKTPTLFIAIPDNDRVFTTEILSIYETSAAPRKELFLVTQSDTADVVNGRTLYYNRVSEFINGAIPKKIKKTKYKKLALHD; this is translated from the coding sequence ATGAGCTTCAATAAGTTTTACTACCTGATTTCCGCGCTCCTGATTTTTTTTTCAGCCTTTATTTATTTGTCACCCGGTTTTGTGACTCCCGATTTCATTTACCCGGAAAGAATTGATTCACTTTATGTCCGATTTCACTCGATGCAGGATCTGGAAGATTCTACAACCAACGATCCGAATGATATTCCGGAAGCTCATTACAACCCGTCCTCCCTTGGTCTCGAGTATTCTGAATTCAATGTGAATATTTCATGCGGACAATTAAGAGGCTGGTTTATAACGGCAGAGGATACACCGGCCAATACCATTTTTCTTATTCATGATTTGAATGAAAGTAAAATCAATTACCTCGACCATATTAAACAATTTCATGACCGTGGTTTTAATGTTTGCATGATGGACATGCGCGCACATGGCAACAGTGATGGAATTGAATTTTCCCCCGGCGAACCCGCTGTGCAGGATGTGAAACTGGTAATGGATACGCTTTTGTCAATCGAGGAAACCCATCATTTGATCATAATGGGAAAAGGTGTCGGAGCAGCAATTGCAACGCAAGCCGCGCTCTTTGACGGTCGTTGTGATGTGTTAGTCCTGGAAAGCCCATTCAGTGACCTGAACACCTATCTTGACAGATATGCTTATCAAAAATGGAGCTTACTAAAATCCCTTTGGAATCCCGTTTTCCGCAGGAAAGTGGAGATTTTGCTCCAATATCCAATTCAGGATTTAAATCTAAAATATCTGACAGCAAACATAAAGACACCAACCCTTTTCATCGCAATTCCCGATAATGACAGGGTTTTCACTACAGAAATCCTGTCAATCTATGAAACTTCGGCAGCACCACGAAAAGAACTATTTTTGGTGACACAAAGCGATACCGCGGATGTTGTGAATGGAAGAACGCTCTATTATAACCGGGTTTCCGAATTTATAAATGGAGCAATTCCAAAGAAGATTAAAAAAACCAAATACAAAAAACTGGCACTTCATGATTAG
- a CDS encoding YraN family protein, with protein sequence MSTKDKELGKKGELLACEYLRKKGYHIHRQNYSFDRAEVDIVAEDEGMLVFVEVKTRISAYLSDPSLLVPIKKQKQIIKAADEFVKTVFPEKEGRFDIMIVITNEQYTSIEHIVDAFYPMC encoded by the coding sequence ATGAGTACGAAGGATAAGGAACTGGGTAAAAAAGGCGAATTGCTTGCCTGTGAGTATCTTCGTAAAAAAGGGTATCACATTCACCGGCAGAACTACAGTTTCGACAGAGCAGAAGTGGATATCGTTGCGGAGGATGAAGGAATGCTGGTTTTCGTAGAAGTGAAAACAAGAATCTCCGCATATCTTAGTGATCCATCGCTTTTAGTTCCAATCAAAAAACAAAAACAAATCATCAAAGCCGCGGACGAATTTGTCAAAACCGTTTTCCCCGAAAAAGAAGGCCGTTTCGATATCATGATTGTCATCACCAATGAACAATATACATCCATAGAACATATTGTGGATGCTTTTTATCCGATGTGCTAG
- a CDS encoding LD-carboxypeptidase, which translates to MIRPPYLKPGDTVMIVSTARKVNKAEVKPAVDILESWGLQVKFGKNLYKFQNQFSGTDEERSADLQSALNNKNVQAILFARGGYGTVRIVDRIDFKRFLKNPKWLIGFSDITVLHSHLHKLGVETIHAPMSLNIPKLSPNCLSVLKDTLFGQSLRYTSSKQQPALEKLNRQGSAKGELVGGNLSILYSLSGTPSDIDTTGKILFLEDLDEYLYHIDRMMMNLKRGGKLSNLAGLIVGGMSDMRDNEIPFGKTAEEIIHEAVAEYTYPVLYGFPSGHIPNNYPLIFGREATLKVTDKMELKFQS; encoded by the coding sequence ATGATCCGACCGCCCTACCTTAAGCCTGGCGACACAGTAATGATTGTTTCCACTGCCCGAAAAGTAAACAAAGCCGAGGTAAAACCTGCAGTTGACATCCTTGAATCCTGGGGATTGCAGGTTAAATTCGGAAAGAATCTCTATAAGTTTCAAAATCAGTTTTCAGGAACCGATGAAGAAAGATCTGCTGATTTGCAGAGTGCCCTGAATAACAAGAATGTACAGGCCATCCTGTTTGCCAGAGGAGGATATGGAACCGTGCGAATTGTAGACCGCATCGATTTCAAGAGATTCTTAAAGAATCCAAAATGGCTGATTGGTTTCAGTGATATTACCGTGTTGCATTCACATCTGCACAAACTCGGAGTTGAAACGATTCATGCACCGATGTCATTGAACATTCCAAAATTAAGTCCCAATTGTTTGTCAGTATTGAAAGATACTTTGTTCGGACAGTCGCTCCGTTATACTTCATCCAAACAACAACCCGCTCTTGAAAAACTAAACCGCCAGGGAAGCGCGAAAGGTGAACTGGTTGGAGGGAATTTGTCAATACTTTATTCGCTATCAGGAACTCCTTCCGATATCGACACAACGGGAAAAATTCTTTTTCTGGAAGACCTGGACGAATATCTCTATCACATCGACAGAATGATGATGAATCTGAAAAGAGGAGGTAAGCTTTCGAACCTTGCGGGATTGATTGTGGGAGGAATGAGCGATATGCGCGACAATGAAATCCCTTTTGGTAAAACCGCTGAAGAAATTATTCATGAAGCTGTCGCTGAATATACCTATCCGGTGCTCTACGGTTTTCCTTCGGGCCATATTCCCAATAATTATCCTTTGATCTTCGGTCGTGAAGCCACGTTAAAGGTGACTGATAAAATGGAATTGAAATTTCAGTCATGA
- a CDS encoding polyprenyl synthetase family protein, protein MSQSLTEIKAPIAAAMDEFEQKFRSSMKSSVPLLDRITHYIVKRKGKQMRPMFVFLSSGLLGQVNERSHRAATLIELLHTATLVHDDVVDDSNERRGFFSLNALWKNKIAVLVGDYLLSKGLLLSVNNNDHDLLKIVSEAVRVMSEGELLQIEKARRLDISEDIYFEIIRQKTASLIASCCAGGACASGAEQEDIIRMHLFGECIGMAFQIKDDLFDYGPDGIIGKPTGIDIKESKMTLPLIHALNQATYSDKKRIINIVKNHNTDDVKVKEVIAFVKKSGGMEYATKKMMEFQEQAFRILDYYQESVYKNSLKELVRYTTERTH, encoded by the coding sequence ATGTCCCAATCACTAACTGAAATCAAAGCGCCTATTGCAGCGGCAATGGACGAATTTGAACAGAAATTTCGCTCTTCCATGAAGAGCTCGGTTCCTCTGCTCGACCGGATTACGCATTATATCGTAAAACGAAAAGGCAAGCAAATGCGACCCATGTTTGTTTTTCTTTCTTCCGGTTTATTGGGACAGGTAAACGAACGCAGTCACCGGGCCGCAACATTGATCGAATTGCTTCATACCGCGACACTGGTTCATGATGATGTAGTGGATGATTCAAATGAACGTCGTGGCTTTTTTTCCCTGAATGCTCTGTGGAAAAACAAAATTGCCGTACTCGTTGGAGATTATTTACTGAGCAAGGGTTTGCTTTTATCGGTAAACAACAATGACCATGATCTCCTCAAAATTGTATCGGAAGCTGTTAGGGTCATGAGCGAGGGTGAATTGCTCCAGATCGAAAAAGCAAGACGACTTGATATCAGTGAAGATATTTACTTTGAAATCATCCGTCAGAAAACCGCTTCACTTATCGCTTCCTGTTGTGCCGGTGGAGCCTGTGCCTCAGGAGCCGAACAAGAAGACATCATCCGTATGCATTTGTTTGGAGAATGTATCGGAATGGCGTTTCAGATCAAAGACGATTTGTTTGATTACGGTCCGGACGGAATCATTGGCAAACCTACCGGAATAGACATTAAAGAAAGCAAAATGACTTTGCCTTTGATTCATGCACTGAACCAGGCAACCTACTCCGATAAGAAAAGGATCATCAACATTGTAAAGAACCACAATACTGACGATGTCAAAGTAAAAGAAGTCATTGCCTTTGTTAAAAAATCAGGTGGGATGGAATATGCCACAAAAAAAATGATGGAATTCCAGGAACAGGCTTTTCGTATTCTCGATTATTATCAGGAAAGTGTCTATAAAAATTCCCTGAAGGAACTCGTTCGTTATACAACTGAAAGAACACACTGA